The Pedosphaera parvula Ellin514 genome has a segment encoding these proteins:
- a CDS encoding GNAT family N-acetyltransferase, with the protein MPDSNNPASLNFIPATVPNAELLRTLVHRCYTSDHIPINDQHIRTGLDQLLRDSSLGHAWLIYRDQQLAGYTILTFGFDIEFGGRYALITDLYIEPAHRRLGLGQQILEHLQTFCRRNSIPSLQLQVQRDNTPAHSLYIKFGFQPFDRIPMAKPIDC; encoded by the coding sequence ATGCCCGACTCCAACAACCCGGCTTCCCTCAACTTCATTCCAGCCACCGTCCCAAACGCCGAACTCCTTCGCACCCTCGTCCACAGATGCTACACCAGCGACCACATCCCCATTAACGATCAACACATCCGCACCGGCCTCGACCAACTCCTTCGCGATTCTTCCCTCGGCCATGCCTGGCTCATTTACCGGGACCAACAACTCGCTGGCTACACCATTCTTACCTTCGGCTTCGACATCGAATTCGGCGGCCGCTACGCTCTGATAACCGATCTGTATATCGAACCCGCGCACCGGCGCCTCGGTCTTGGCCAACAAATCCTGGAGCACCTCCAAACCTTCTGCCGCCGCAACTCCATCCCCTCACTCCAACTTCAGGTTCAACGCGACAACACCCCCGCCCATTCCCTCTACATTAAATTCGGTTTCCAACCCTTCGACCGCATTCCCATGGCCAAACCCATCGATTGCTAA
- a CDS encoding alkene reductase, producing MKDTPPLFSPVQLGSLQLPNRIFMAPLTRCRAAAGNVPNELNAQYYQQRASAGLIISEATSVTPRGFGYPNTPGIFTDAQIKGWARVTEAVHSAGGRIFLQLWHVGRISHPSFQPNGALPEAPSAIKPKGKVFTGTAMEDFVTPRALELSEIPGIIAEYVHGAKSAKLAGFDGVEIHNANGYLLDQFLRDGTNHRTDEYGGSVQNRARLTLEVTEAVVSVWGADRVGIRFSPGGVFNDMHDSNPLVTFGHVLKELTPLKLAYAHITQVTAQDIAHGATGGVGPRELRPFYPGNIVTAGGFTHETGNQALAEGWADAIAYGVPFLSNPDLPERFRRQASLNQPDNTTFYASGPKGYTDYPTLA from the coding sequence ATGAAAGACACGCCTCCGCTATTCTCACCAGTTCAACTCGGAAGCCTTCAACTGCCCAACCGCATTTTCATGGCACCGCTCACCCGCTGCCGTGCCGCGGCTGGCAACGTCCCCAACGAACTCAACGCTCAATACTATCAACAACGCGCCTCTGCCGGACTCATCATCTCCGAAGCCACTTCCGTCACACCCCGCGGCTTCGGCTATCCCAATACTCCCGGCATCTTCACTGACGCCCAAATCAAAGGCTGGGCCAGGGTCACCGAAGCAGTGCACTCCGCCGGTGGTCGCATTTTCCTTCAACTCTGGCACGTCGGTCGTATTTCCCATCCGTCATTCCAGCCCAACGGCGCTCTGCCCGAAGCCCCTTCCGCAATTAAACCCAAGGGCAAAGTCTTCACCGGCACTGCCATGGAAGATTTCGTCACGCCGCGCGCCTTGGAGTTGTCAGAAATTCCCGGCATCATCGCCGAATACGTTCACGGCGCCAAATCCGCCAAACTCGCCGGCTTCGACGGCGTGGAAATTCACAACGCGAACGGTTATCTCCTCGACCAATTTCTTCGCGATGGCACCAACCATCGCACTGATGAATACGGCGGCTCAGTCCAAAACCGTGCACGGCTTACTCTCGAAGTAACCGAAGCCGTTGTCAGCGTCTGGGGCGCCGACCGTGTCGGCATCCGCTTCTCCCCCGGCGGAGTGTTCAACGACATGCACGACTCAAACCCGCTCGTAACCTTCGGCCATGTGCTCAAGGAACTCACTCCTTTGAAACTCGCCTATGCACACATCACTCAGGTTACCGCCCAGGACATCGCCCACGGCGCAACCGGCGGCGTTGGTCCTCGCGAACTGCGCCCATTCTACCCGGGCAACATCGTCACTGCGGGCGGCTTCACGCACGAGACCGGCAATCAAGCTCTCGCTGAGGGCTGGGCCGATGCCATCGCCTATGGCGTTCCCTTCCTCTCCAATCCCGACCTACCGGAACGCTTTCGCCGCCAGGCCTCCTTGAACCAGCCGGATAACACCACTTTTTACGCCTCCGGTCCCAAAGGCTACACCGATTATCCAACCCTCGCTTAA
- a CDS encoding DUF5069 domain-containing protein has product MSTQINAPDLTQRPPRSMRVRLGGYAILPRMLDKCRATIVGKNGEFHYNCPLDQHVINFLGFDPEALKTEVAKGLGDGEILEWLQANSKHKRAPWEINQWSDYHDRRGPDSDAETLGYFAEAVAKFTKTREDIRTWPDLLDLDDYVTFGGKA; this is encoded by the coding sequence ATGAGCACTCAGATAAACGCACCCGACCTCACCCAACGTCCACCGCGCAGCATGCGCGTCCGTCTCGGCGGTTATGCCATCCTTCCACGCATGCTCGACAAATGTCGCGCCACCATCGTCGGCAAAAACGGCGAATTCCATTACAACTGCCCGCTCGACCAGCACGTCATCAACTTCCTCGGCTTCGACCCCGAAGCCTTGAAAACCGAAGTCGCCAAAGGCCTTGGTGACGGTGAAATCCTCGAATGGCTCCAAGCCAACTCGAAACACAAGCGCGCGCCTTGGGAAATCAATCAATGGAGCGATTACCATGATCGCCGCGGCCCCGACAGCGATGCGGAAACACTTGGCTACTTCGCCGAAGCTGTCGCCAAATTCACCAAAACCCGCGAAGACATCCGCACCTGGCCGGATTTGCTGGACCTCGACGATTACGTGACCTTCGGCGGAAAAGCTTAA